In Brachypodium distachyon strain Bd21 chromosome 5, Brachypodium_distachyon_v3.0, whole genome shotgun sequence, the genomic window GGTGACCTGGCGCCCATCTCCTTccacgacggcgccgcccacCGCAGCACCTCGAAGTCTGCAGCATCGCAGGTATGTTTCAGGGACAGGCCGCCATGGATTTGGAAGTGGAGAACGACGCAGGCATCGAGTAGCAGGAGGAAGATGCCGTCCATCTCCATCAAGACGCGGCGGCCCGGCGATGCTCCAGATTCCTGTGGGGGGGCtgaggaggagagaggaggaaggagggccGAGGGTGGGTGCGTGCGTcaggggaggagaggaagagggcaagggagagagggCCAGAGGGGAATAGGTGGAGGAAGAGACTGTGGATAAGGTTTACGAAGGAGGGCATGGTCGGGGAAGAGGCCAGCCGCCCGATCCCATCCGACGACGCACGCGCATGCGCACTGCGTAGGACGAGATGGTGCGCGGGCACAAAAGAGAATCGAGGTCTTGGGAGATGCTATTTGACGGTTACGAAGAATTTACACAATGCTTGCAAGTAAAAGCACCTGGTTATGGCCCAAGAACTAACTTACTACAACAGTTTTGGGCTTTTCAACGCTTTCTTCTCTATAAGAACATCAAGGCCCACGTTTCCTGCATTCCAAAAGGATCATAGTGCCTTTTGGGTTTTTTAAAGGCCCCTGAGTATTTGGATCCACAAGACCACAACCATACGAAGAACGTGAATAATTCAAACATGTTTTCAAGCCTAATGTTAGCGTctgacatttttcttttggaaggTGGTCACATTAGTAGTTAGTAAGCTGGAGTAGTGGATTGGAAGAGATCTAACTAATAAATTAATAATAcacattgaaaaaaaaaggtgaattAGCATAGTGATACATGTTGCAACTATATTGTGAGACTAAAACTCAGCCAGGtctccttaaaaaaaaaactcagacACTCCCTACACTTCTCCAGGGACAGTTgggatatactccctctgtttcataaagattggcatggctttgaactagctctagttcaaaatcatgccaatctttatgaaacggagggagtagtagctTTCTAGTGTTTTCTTATTTGTACGTGTTGTCTCTTGGCCACTTTGACCCTCTTTTTAGCAATAAATAAATCGCTGCATCCATTTCATCGAAAGGAAAGATGGTCAAGCGGCCATTTCCTTAAACAAATATCAAATTAGAACATGAGCACCTTAACACTCACATATTGGTAACCCGCTTATTCACTTTGGCACGCCATGTGGACACCAGAACATACGGATTCGTATTTTTACCACGGGTGCTCAAACGTGCCAAACTATAACATTGTATTTAGCAGTTTTTATGTATGATGACCAATATGCACATACATGCTGAGTTGATAGACTAAAGGTGCATTCTCCTCCTAATATTACCAACTCAAGAATGGTAAAATGTGAGGATACATGATCATTTATGTTCCGCCGATGATATTTACGGATTTATCACCTGTTTCTGCCGTTCTAGCATGTGATTGGAGGAGACATTCTCGTCGGTGCGTTcatgtggtgttgtgagagaaATAACCAAAGGTTTGGGTGCTACCGTGCTACGAGTGCACAGTAGTACGCCTAAAaggttttcaaaaaaaattagttcaTAATATATGTGTTTGGATTtgccttttttgtttctctatgcATAATGaattttgatttgaaattgTAGACCGTTGACACACGACTTACGAAGTCGGTCAATGTTTTCTAAATGAAAAACTTTTTAACGGAGCTACCGTATCGTACGTTGGTAGCACGGTATCATCCAAAGTGGGGTAGGACATGATATTTTCTCCTAGTGTTGTGTATGTGCACTTGTGCGTTTTTTTATAgtcccagaaaaaaaaagacctaCTCTCAGGCGTAACAcacattgttttgttttgccaaAACGACGACATAAGAGTTCATATAGCTTCCCCCGTTTAGTACCATAAACCATCTCTTGTGGTGcatacagcagcagcactggTGTTTGATTACTGGGTGATTATTTTCCGGGGGTCGTTCCAGCAGATACAGGACGACCAAACCATGCAAGGACATTCTCACACGCGAATCATTGTGCTAGCCAATCTCGTAAAAGGCGGGCGGGAGCCCAATGAGTGGCAGCAACACACGGCATGAATTCATATACGTGCAACGACACGGAGAGGCCGGCCCCAGCTTTTGCTCCACAAGTTCCGGTGGGCGGCCGCGTGAGCTCCAAAGGCTGCAGGACTCGGTTCATGAATCCCGCAGGTGCAAATTAACCTGGATGGAACCTGGAAGCCTCAGGCTCTATCTATATCAAGGCAGCAGCTCAAGTGGACGCTGACGATGCCGATCATGAAAAGGAGAAACTACATTGTTTTACGCATGTGCAGAATATTCATTCGTTTTGGGGGGGACAAGTCTGCTCTGTTCGAGTGGTTCTGTCGGCACTTGCGATCGACCTGGACAGATGGGGAATAAAGCGGCGAAAATTACCCCAAGGAAGAGAACACAGGTCCCTGACTAGAAGATGGTGGAGTCAGTATGATCCCAACGAAATCACATCATGCGATCGAGGTGTCATGCAAATGCTATAGAACATATATGCTTTCTGTATCTTCCTACCAATGCAAAGCAGCAATTTCGGCTTTCTGTATCTTCCTAGCAGTTCTTTCTGAAGATTTATGGCCTAGGATTCATCCTCCTGAGAGCAACGGGAAACAAACACCTGGAATAAGTAAAAGTATCGTTCCGTCAGTATGGATCTGAACTGACATGCCATCCAGGCGTCTATGAATAGTAGTACAGTAGCGTATTTGGTCCCCAATCAGCTGCTACGTCCGTGTGTGGCAGGGCAGTTTGATTGTCCAGTCCACAAACAAAACGAGTCGGTGGCCGTTCACAGAAGCGAACAACCGTCCGTGTTTAATTGTTTATCATCCAAATCCAAATGATGAGTGGATAACCGAACCTCTTTTAATTAGGTATACATGACGGATCGATCGGCAAAAAGAACTAACTTAAGAAAGCTCTGCATAGTATATGTGCATGCTTTCTGAAGACACTAATCAGTAATCACCTAAATTAAGGTGAGTAGACCAGGTGGATGCACACATGCCTATCCGTGTTGATTAATCGCTGGAATTAAGCTTGAGAGACACGGCTGTCCACCAGACGAAGCTGACTGATGGACCTCTCATCATCGCCGTCATCATCAGCCGAGACAGAACAAACCGCCGTGCCATCCCCTTGCACCCCACCTCCCCTACACCCGTATCCCACCATATCCAGCTTCCTCTAAATATTCCCTACGCCCAGCTGAGCTCCcgcgcgcccgggaacacctcagccgcaagctagctagctgccgcTGCTGTTCTACAAACATTTATTGATACTCGTCCTCCccagaaagaaaaattaaGAACGACGATCGACTAGTACACTGCAACAGGTTTGCGCGAATGAATAAATGCGCAAACTGTTGTGGCTTTGACATGCCTACTGTCTAGTAGACTAGAACTAGATCAAGCTATGGGTTGTCGAGGTTGATCATGACTGCTGCGGCCGGACGGCGATCGGGCGGTGGCAGATTGCGACGTCGCcgcggcggtcggcggcagcggagctgttgttgttattgttgttgttgttcttgttggAGACGCGCTCGCAGGAGGGGCACATGGTGAGCGTGGTGGGCGGGGACATGTGCATGTAGTGGCGCGGGGAGACGAGCTTGAGCGCCCGGAGCTCCTGCACCTCCTTCTGCAGCCGCCGGTTCTCCTCGGTCAGCGTCTCGCAGCAGCGCTTCAGGAACTCGCAGTCCACCTCCGTCTGCTTCAGCTTCGTCCTGGATTATAGCACAGAAAACCCCACAGATTCACAAGTCAGAACTCGATCTGATATATTCTGATGATCATCGAGCTTAAATGAAATTCCATGATTGAATACTACAGGATACTATTGCATGTGGCTGGCTACGTACCTGGCGCGTCTATTCTGGAACCACACCTCAACCTGCCGCGACCGCAGCCCGAGCTGCTGCGCCAACGCTGCCTTCTGCCTCTGCACGTATAGTACGCAGGGATTAGACTTTAGAGATCGGCAGGCTAGATCAGGGACATCACATACTGGACTAACTACTAACAACCAAATTAagaacatgcatatatacttgGCAACTAAGAAGGGGCTGGCTAATTTACCGGGTTTAGAGTCGGGTGCTCCCGGAAGCTGTCCTCCAGCACGGCGGACTGGTCTTTGGACAACCGGAGCTTCTTGCGGGAGCCGTCTACACCGCAGCCaccgtcctcctcgtcgctgCCGCCAAGTAGGCTTGAATCGTCGCCAGCAGCCTCGCTACTCCTCTTTGCGGGGAGCAACGGCATCTCCATGAATCTCCTCTCTGATCAAGATTTGCACACATAGCATAATAAGCATAGTATTACTATCTACTCTAGCTAGAAATCTAACTTAATACCGGCTAGGAGCCGTAGACTGCGTAGTACTGCTATATGGTTAATCAGCAAGCAGTAGTAACATTTACCTGGCGCATGGAACAGCTTGGAGACATGGTGAGTGCGAGGAGCAAGTGATGAGCTGAGACTGAGACTGAGCCCCAAGTCCTCGGCCCTCTCCATCATCTCCGTGGCCTCTCCTCGCCCTTGTTCGCCGGACCCCCCCTCTCTCTATACCAACCTCTGTGTGAGCGTGTGTATGCGTGAGGAGTTTGCAGTTGGAGTTGGGACTTGGAAGTGATAAAGAAGTGGGGGAGAGTGAGGGTTTTAAAGAGACGGAGAGGAATGTTGGATCTCTCACTTAGTTTCTGGGACAGCAATGATTAACTTGTGGGGCGAGCTCCTTAATTGGTGCAATCATAACTTCcccacctccttcaccttaAAGGCTTAAAATTGCTAGGTTAGCTAACTTCAGCTATTCTCCACTCAAACTAGGAtttcttttagaaaaaaagGCTGGGCATTTTGGCTTTCACATATGTTTTATAATATATTCCACCAAATGAAGTGGAGTATAAATCTAGCAAACAAACACCTTTTGACTTATGGTCTGTGGGCAACAGCATATGTGTATACATGGTGCAAAATAGTTTGAAAATTAAATATATGATTTTCTAGGAAGTGTGCACGTACTCAAACTTTTCTATATTTGACTAATTAATAAGAATAACTCGAATTGGTAATATAGAAATTTTACTCTATAGTTCATCATAAAAATAGCTTCACAATATTATCTTTAATCATTTACATATACAGAAGGTAACCGTCAAAGTTGCATAGTGGATCGATCAAGACAAtgcaaagtaaaaaaaaaacatcgtcTATAATATTCTAAAACATAGAGAGTAATTGCACATAATTTCTTTCAACTACCTCACTAGCTAGATCAGTGTCCTACATACACcatagaagagaaaaaaaggaattttCTCTCATATATAGTTTCCTTTGTGCACCTCGGTGCACCGTTGATAAAAAAACTCACATGTATacatgttttcaattttgaaatGGGCATATATTGTTAGTGCGAACCAACAACTGTGGAGCTTAAgtgatatatatttatttatgttcAGCATGCtagaaaataagaagaaaagaagtatCCAAAATAGACTATCAATTTACTACATGTTGAGCAATATCTATATAAATGAGATCTACACTtccccctccccttcctccacTCTATCTTGAGGGGGTGCGACTTCGTTGAGAAGAAAGTGGGATACAATAGTATCATGGAGTCTTTCCAAAAAACAGTGGTGACTTGACTGCGGCTAAGGAGGAGGGCGGTTATGTGTTCCTCCTAGAAACGAGAAATGAACTCATTTGAAAAGACTAAGGGCCCATTTTGGATTAGGATTCTTGAAGGATTTGAGTTCTTAGGAATTTATCCTATATTGGCCGGTTgatttgcatgcatgattgaaTCCTGAGCAATTTTTTTGTAAGGATTCCTTTTGCACTCCACTTTGGAAGAAAATTTTCCATCCACTCAAACCTCTTGTTTGGTAGCCTAGCATGAATTTATCCTCATGCTAACCTTGGTCACTCTCAATCACTAGTCGGACGCTTTAACTTTTGCTTGACCTTGCACAACTCTGGGCAAATTTCGATGACATCCATGCATGTACGTGACATTGGTCAATTACTAACTtccattttcaaaaaaatgcTTATACCTCTAAAATCAAGATCTTTGCATGGTATCTCTATTGGGGTTAATCATCACAAAAAATAATCCGACTAAACTGTTGTGtgttcctccttttcgaaaaaactCAAACCTCTTGCTACAAAACCTCTGATCCTTGGATCCTTGGCCAACTGCTTGTAGAGCGCTTTCTTGCCCTTTACAATCACTCTCGGGCTCGCGGCAAATGTGTCAAGGCGGCGCTCAATGAGCATTGCTGGATCCGCAACATCAAGTGTCAGCCTACTCATGAGGTGCTGCTCCAATTCATCAATTTGTGGAATATTATTTAAAGTGTCTCCCTCTCCGACGTGCTGGACTCAATCTCATGGAAGCTAGAGACATCGGGCAGGTACACGGCTGCTTCTTCTTACCATCTTCAATTCATTGGAAGAGCCTATTCTATGAAGGCTGCGCTTATTTGGAAAATTCAAATTCCCGCCAAAGTGAAGTTCTTCTCTTGCACTGTCGCTCTTCAAAGATGCCTCACTGCGGATTGGCTGACTTTAAAGGGTATTCCTGCTAATCCTATCTACCAGCTATGCTGGACTTTGTCGGAACTGCCACCCATCTGTTTGCCACATGTTCCTTCACTTCTCGTTTCTGGGTTTGTCTCCTGTGCTAGGTCAATGTTCAGGTTCTTTCCATGTCTCACCTCTCTGATAAGTCTCTCTCTGAGTGGTGGTTCGATGAGGCTCGGCGATGCTCCTTCGTCGTGCTTAAAGAGAGGCTTGCGGCCGTTGTCATGCTGGGGTGGTGGCACCTCTGGTCAGAGCGCAATCAGAGGGTCTTTCACTCCAAGCACCTCTCCGTGGCCAAGTTTTGTGATCTTGCCTTCAATGAGCTCATGTCCTGGAAGCATGCAAGATGCAAGGCAGTCGTTTCCTTCTAGATGATTGAGATTTGTTGGTTTCATAGGGTTCGTCCTCCCGAAATTCGCCTCCTTCAGTTTGTCCGCTTGTGTTTATTCGctccttgttcttcttcttggctcTGTAAATAACTTTTTTCGCTTCgtcttaattaatgaaaagCAGCGCTGCTGCATTTTCATCATTTTAAAATTATTTGTTCTTACGGTAGCGTGTCAACTAGTCAATAATGCAAATTCATTTAGTATTAAAATCCTTTAGGATTTAAGAGTGCGTGACATTCCAATCGTGCGTTTTTCTTATTCATGTGTTTTTAGTAACCTTGCGAATCGAAGAGGCCTTAAGATCAAAAGTGGGAAAAAGGTCAAGTGCCGGAGTACTAGGCTGGACAATTATCAAGTAGTCCTTCTTTCGAAAGGATCAAGATCTATTCAGCGCTATGCCAATAAGCCGAAAAGGATAGTGGTATGTGTGCAAATGCGCTCCATATGGAAATGCTACATGATGTGTGCGCAGACCTCAATGGCAAACGAAAGAAAATGGAAATCGTCCTGCACttgacaaaaagaagaagaaattaagcCAAGCTGACCACCATTTTCACTAGCCCGAATCGACTGTTTCACCGGCCCTTCGTTGGACAGTAAAAAGAACTTCTTCTGTCTTAGAGTTGATCGTTAGCCAGTtttcaagaaacaaaaacaaaacaaaacaaaaaactaaGCAGACGACAGAGTACTAGATCGAGGTTTGGCATGCATGCGAGCTTTGGGTCTAAACGGGCAATGATCGCGGCACGTAGGAGCAGTGCATGGAGAAATGATTGGCTTTTCGAGTTGGTACCAACCATAATGCTCGATCGAGGAGGATGGACGGCATGATTGCAGAGGGCGTGCTCGCAACCCCGCATTGGTaggggaagaaaaaaaggccaGTTCAAGTATCCATTCATGCGAGCGCATGGCCTTTCCCCCCAGGCCCAAATCATCGTGTCCCGCTTTGTGCCGGCACGCACTTGTTCTCCTCCGCTCGGCTCATCTCCCACCCATCATCATCCCATCATTGCCTGCCGCCCGCCCATCCGACCTTTCGACAAGGCAGGGCTAAGCTGCCTAGCTAGGCTACTCTTAGTGTACACATGGGTTTTGATTTTTGAAGCGGCTTGTACTAGACTAGTATACGTGGTTCGTGAATTCCAATTCCAGGGGCATGCCGctgcgtgtgtgtgttttgttgGTTTAGCTTTCCGTGGTTTGTGTATGCTGACGGAGGTTTCCTCGATGGGTATACATCGGTGCTCGTCGGCGGAATTAGAGGTAGGGAATCGGCAAGATGTTCATCTATCGGTTCATTGGTGCCCCTTTTTCTCGGATAGTATATCGTAGTGACTTCATGTGGCAAGCATATACCTTGGGTGCCCCCTTGAGATTGCAGTATATCGTGTCACAAACTTGTGCGTTGAAACCGGTATTCGGTGTCCTCCTTCTTACATTTGAACTGGCAAAGTGACCCGCACGTATTTGTGCGGTCAGACTTGTTAAATATTGTTATATCTATATTTTTACATggtcctcctctctctcccgaaACTCCCTCTATAACCTAGATTGCCGCCACCGGAGCGCACCGTCgggcaaggcggcggcgaggccctGTTCCTTGGTTCGCTCGGTGGCCGTTGGCAAGGCGGTCTGACCACGGGTCGCGGCACACccttggaggcggcggcggccggccctGGCCCTGTCCTGGAGGCACAAGCAGACTTTTGGTCGTGTCCCTGGCGGTGGAGCTAGTCTGTGCCAAATTAAAagtaatgaaaaaaaaaatcaagtgaCGCGGTCCAATGGTGACGGATCGTCGTCACCAATTGAGTCTTTTATATGAGTAAAGAAACATGTAACGTACCATACTGTAAGTTGGGACGAGGATTAGCAAAAcaggaaaaaataattaagacCCAATAATATTgacctttctttcttttattcaaaagaaaaacatgaattAACTAAGGCTTCTGCAAGAGAAGGTACGGTTCCACCCGACAATCCGTCTCCCGACGAGCGATCGAGATCCTCCCGCACGCAGCCCTGCCTCGACCACTGTCCCAATCATGGCCACGGGCATGGCTGCCGGGCCGGCACAGCTAGGCCGCGCGCACAGGGCAAAGAAAAGGCTCCATCGACGACGCGCGCAGCATGGCATCGGCATGGCATGGCGCGCGCGGGAGCCAGCGAGACccgcgacgacgacgcgcGTTAGTACGCGCCCGGTGGTGGGGGAACCAAGCGAACCTCGTAGGAGAGCCAGACGCCGACGCTCGGCGAGAATAACCAACGAACGCCGGGATCCCATCACGTGGCCGGTGGCCTGGCCCGGACCGACATGCGGCGCGGGCCGGCACGTGGGCGAAGAGGGGTCCTCCTCTCTATCTAAACACCCCCATGCCCGTCCTACGTTGTTCCTCTGGGCTCCGTAGGACCTTGTGGCTTGTGCGTGCCAAAGCGGAAAAGCCGAAGAAACCCCCAGGCCCGCGCCCACCACTGGCGCCCCGCCTCTCGCTCTCAGGCGCGCGTGCCGTCCTCTTGGACTCCTGTCGTCTTCGACATCCACCGCCGCCAATCATTGTCGCCAGTCGACCCTGCCTTCGCGCGGCCTGGAGAGAGATATCACCATATCCATGTAATGTAACCCAGCTAGCGATTATTCCAGCCACTGCGTCATGTGCCTGCAAGGCCCTGCATACATATATAGGAGCTTCAAGCTTGTCGATGGCTCATCATGGCACGTGTCTTATTTAGCACTCCCCAAGGCTTTAACTTGTTCCGAACTAAGAGTGGACGGAGGTTCGTGATTGTGGATAAATATGCGCGCGGATCTAAAAGGTTGGACTTTGTCCATTTATCACATCTTTCGGTCACATCTTCTCTCGATTGGTTTGTTGTAGCTTTGGAGGAAGTTCAGAAAAAGACGTGGTTTCACAGGGCAGAAAAGGAGAAGCAAAGTTTATTCCTGAGTGGGAcgtatattttcttttcttttcagagCAGTTCTCCCGTTGAAAAACAAGGGAATGGCATCGTCGATCTGAGTGAGTCTGATGGGGCAGGTTGACTACAGTTACGACGCACCCGGCCGACCAAACCTGGGCAGGGAATGTTGCAGGcctgaaaaattgaaaaaagtTACCACACCAGAGGCATTCACTTTCACCGCGTGACGAGACAAAGGTAAATGCGCCGTGTCTGCGGATAGTAGTAACTGCGGACTGCCGGCCGGTCGCACATTATATTCAGTGCCGTAGAAGCGAAGAAGAAGGATAGCACGATCAGTACAAGGATTTCGCGGATGATGTACTGCtgctctgcaactgcaagtaTGTACAGAGGCCAGGTGACGAAACCAGGAGAGTGTTCTACCGGCCGAGAGTCCTTACTGGCTAGCACCAAACCGTGTTAAAAAGTCTGCGGGGATCATATTCCCCTTTAACTGTCAGAATCATGCATGATCTACTACTAGCCGTTCATTCGAATCCAGATAATTAAAACCGGATGGGTTACTTATATGTGTACATGAGCTCGACTGCCTGAGACAACGGACTAGACACTTCCCTTAGTGGCTAGCGCAATAAATTCTGTACTCAAAGAATGCCCTCAAGTCTGAACTGAAGAAGTAGacagcaaagaggtgtggtcTATATATGATCACTTCCAAGCCTGAAGAAGCCTTCAGCTTTCGCCAAGACCCATTACATCGAAAAGTGAGCAGGGTAGCTTGCTTTGCAAGGGACAGGACGAAGTCGCCAGCACTTGTGTTTGCCATAAGTGAGATAATCAACGACAATGATCTTGAACGGGAGGATATGCATGCAAAGAGGTTGGTTGGCCTTCGCCATATCGGCCTGACCTGACATGTGTGCCTATATCGATCAGCCAGCCACTGGCGCTGCTGCCCGCCCGCGCCTGCCATCATGTGTGCTTCCTCATCATCGCGTGGCTCGAATCATTGCCGAGCCAATGGCGAGGAAATCCGTTGACCACCCCCGTGTTGCATACTGTACTACAGCCGGGTTCTCAGTTCTCACGGACTGCCCTGCACCTACACTAGTGCACTGGACTGGACTGGGGTTCAGTCACCTCCTGAGTCGATCGTTTCAAAGGCGCAGAGGTTTCATTGCCATGATGCTGCTCTAGCCTGCCTGCCGAGTGCCGACGGAGCCATCATGTTCGTGTTGAATTCAACGGAAGTTTGGGCTACGTTACACAAGCTGGCCCATGGGGGATGGAAGAAACGCCTGGCGAGCTGGCTAGCATTACGTGAGCCCATGAGCGTGTTGCGGACTTCTGCGGTGGTGGTGGACCTGGTGGTAGTATGAGGCCGGGGAATCCGATGCCAGATGGACACTTCTCTCGATAGACCGTGGTGAGTAGATCGGACTTCATGGCGGactcttgtctttttttttttttttgttgagaatcACCCTTGTCTTGGCCAGGCTTGTACATATAGAGCTTTAAAAAGCCCAACACGCACGCATCCAGAAATCTCTGTCCTTCCTGGAGGTGAAAGCCCATTGGGAAAAGAAACGGAGACCTGATGCCACGGCCCATGTAGCcacacttctttttttgacggaAACCGTGTAGCCACACTAATCTTGAggatttctcaaaaaaagaaagaaaactaaCCTTGAGGAATCGATGGCTTCCCCGTGAGTCTGAGGTGGATTGCTACTGCCATGCTGTGCCGCCTGGACTGGTTTATGGTCACAAGAAGCCATAGCTGTACCAAGCACAAATACTAATAGTATTAAGTCGGACTTAATTTCTAAGCCAGATATCAAATTTGAGCCTTTCCGAAACCCCTTGCGAAACAGCCAACACACAACTCAAGTTCTATGGACGTCCACGGTTCGAGTTGACGATAACTCGATCATCTAGTCATCTACATGTGTgtttcctccgttcctaaatttttgttgttgttttagtttaaatttgcactaaaacagcgacaaaaATTTAGTTCACCACATATTGTTTGGCACAGAatattgatttttttcccGGATATGTGAACTTTGTCGCTGCAGGGGGAAAAGAAGCTATTGCGCTTCGAAGCACATGCGAGAAAGACTGTTAAAAGCCTGATTAAATCACTTTGCATATTTGCTTGTTTTTAAAACAAGATGTCTGAAGAAACAACGACAATCGACAAAGGCAAATATGAGAATGGGCAGAGGTATTAACAGACAGAGCCACAGACGGTCTAGCACCTAGGTACAACTATCTGTAGCTGGGTTTCGCTGATCCTTGCAGAAATACGGGAATCAGTAATCCTCCTCAAGAAAGCCCCAACCTTACGAAGCAGAAGTTGTCTGCTGCCCCCTTCGCGCACCTCCAGCGCAGGAATCGCCTCGATCCAGCAGCAGGCCAGAGGGCGCGCGCCCGGCCCAGGCCTGAATCTTCACACCATGACGCCAGCCCCAATCGTGTGTAGGCTCGACATGCGGCTCCACATCTCCGGGGACATGTGCGAGTGTGAAGAAGACATCCCCGGGGACAGCGGCGCCCTCGGCCGCATGATGCATTGCTCCAGCTCCTGCAGCTTGGCGACCAGGAGGACCAGTCGCCGGACCGGAACGAAGACGAGCGTCATCGGGATGATGCAGGCCCCGAGCTCCAGTATCAACATGGCTGCCTTGACGCTTTGTTGCTTTGGTTGATCCCTCTATATCAGATTTCTCAGCTGATGTGGCTTTGGCTCTCTCCTGCTCCACTGGGCAACTGAGTTGCTGACTTGCTGTGGCTTTCCTCCTCCACAGGGCAGCTTTCTTGCTCCCTTTGGTAAGTGTTTGCTTTGCCTTGTAGAGTCGTGGTTGAGGGGTTGCTTGCATATATAACCTTCCTCTTGAAAAAACAAGCACTCACTTATCTGGACCTAAGATGCTAATTGGCATATGGCGCCTCTTAGTTTACTATCCCCTCTAATGATTGTTGTCAGTCCttgtattcattttttttgttgaacttATTGGTGTGAGTCCATCTTAGACAACGGGGTAGGTCctgtcacacacacacacacaaaaagacAATGGGGCTACGtgcagatttttttaaaaactggAGAAGAAGGGCGTGGGGACACTATTGTTTCGAAGAGTTCTTGACTTCTTTCACTTTTGTTAATTCTTAATTGtcataattttttaaaatctcAATAACTTGAAATTGCACACTTAAGCCTAAAATTATGCTCCTCTCAAGGCAATTTTTGCTTTGTAGATTACATGGAGTGACTTAGATACGGACATGATTATATGTTACAGTAATCAAAAGGTTAGAAATGATTGtgatttgaaaaaaatcaCACAAATTATCAATAGACAATATCAGAGTTATTTTCAAAGTCCACTTGCATGATGCCTT contains:
- the LOC100846176 gene encoding homeobox-leucine zipper protein HOX17 — encoded protein: MMERAEDLGLSLSLSSSLAPRTHHVSKLFHAPERRFMEMPLLPAKRSSEAAGDDSSLLGGSDEEDGGCGVDGSRKKLRLSKDQSAVLEDSFREHPTLNPRQKAALAQQLGLRSRQVEVWFQNRRARTKLKQTEVDCEFLKRCCETLTEENRRLQKEVQELRALKLVSPRHYMHMSPPTTLTMCPSCERVSNKNNNNNNNNSSAAADRRGDVAICHRPIAVRPQQS